CCAATGGAATGATTCCATTAAAAGTTGAAATTATaaagtttttctaaatttaGGACAGCTCAATATTTCTCTTGCGTTTCTAATTTCCCAACACAATACTTGTCCAACATTAACAGAATGCATAGAAGAGAGATTTTCACCATTTTCCCTCAATGAATATTTCTGAGTaatttgcttttaaacaaaccTTTAAAGCTTACTTTGTGTATACAATGAGTGATTGTATTAAAGGTTTTCAACATTCTCCACatgacatcaaaacaaactaaaagtGACAAAAGTCagactgtgtttttctcttttggtTCTTTAttagggatgcaacaatacagctcACCAACGGTTCAATACGGACCTCGGTTTATGGTCCACGGTTTTCCGTTAGGTTCGGTCCTGAtgacattaaagtgtttttttgattgttttatgcatgtgacaggaACGGTAAAAActtaagacaaaaaatatttaactttatCTTTAAGCAAAAAGTAATCGAAGTAAACGTGCGCGTTATGGGAAAGGCCAaagataatatattaacaaggtCCACTGCCGAGTGGCGCGACTTATTGACTTTGGATGTGCTGCTCTCGTATGAGTGTAAAATACATCTTCATCAGCCAAATAAAGACTTTATCACTTCAGTACAACGGGCACACAATGAAGCCATCTCGCGTCTGTTCGTCCGCATTATACTCGACAACAGCACATGTGTTGCAGGTAGTGTCGCTATATTGGGGATGAGTTCATCTATCTCAGACAAACACGGACAGAGTCACTTCAGTGTCATTTAGCGCACGGAAAAATAAACGCAAACCGGAAAACCGTAATTCACTTGTCCGTATTGAGACGTAGAGGTCGTACCGAACGGTTTAATTTTATATCGAGTATTGTGGCATCCCTAGGCTTTATGGTTAATAACTGGAATCCATGAACTGTTTTCAAACGAGTaacttgtatgttttttttcttctcgaGACACTGTTCCAGTACGTCACACACATCATGAAGGACGGTTATCTGgaagaagagaaaaacaaacgcAACCATGCGGTGACATCCACCAAAGAAAGACCAGACAAGAGACAGACGGCCATCTGAAGCCCTCACACATTCTCACTTGTGTATATAGTGtacttatttctttaaactctccatttttgtttttttattcatcagaTTTGCTAGTCATTTTAAGATGTGATTTGAAAGTGTGTGTCATTGATGTAAAGCAAAAGTGTTGTCAGAGAACAGACATCCATCATCATGACCGAACTGAATTTAATTCTGACCTCCTGACATTTCAATCAAAAGTAGTTGGACTCATTACAAAACCAATGTCATGTGATGCTGAATGCAATAAATGGAACATTGTGAGAAAAAGGTGTCCCATCACCTGTCCTCATCaataaaacaactttatatAGACTCCGCTGTACATCTTCAAACCAGACTGATGCCAACATTCAGATCCAGCAGCACAGCAATAATCTTCAATAAAGGGGGAAATGAAATctaacaaatacacacaaacttAAGATATCGTCAAAAATAAAGCAGGAGAAACACTTCACCtactacaaaacaaaacatttctgcgATCAAAACATGgcttgtattttaaatgatgaataacAGAACTTGGCTCAATGAAATCCTCGGCATCTTAAGAAGTGAAATCTCTCAGCAGAGATGCAGTAAATCTAATATTCTGTAGTAAACAAAACCTTTCCATCAGTCCAGTAAAAGACAAATTAAATCTGGTTTGGAAGGGCAGACGTCAAACATTGGCAGGATTTAAGGTTCCTCCTGATGGAGCGTCCACAGAGAAGCACCACACACAAGATGAATATCAGGTTTCCCATCAGATCCGGAGCAGATGTTTCATGGGGGCGTCTGATTGAGATGCTGCAGGGGCTGATGGGAAGGTGGAGTGGCACCGGTGAGTGTTTGATGTCCTGAAGAGGTTGAATTAACagcacacctctctctctctcgctcgctctttttttatttgattttgtcaATCACTGTGTGGCTTTAGACTTCTTGCTTTTACTCTTTTTATCTTTCTTCTTCAGTCCGTCCATGTGTGCTCTCAACAAGTTAGAATATGCCTATaatcaaagaaataaaaacacatctgaaTACACTGCCTCTTTTACATTTACCACATCAAcatagcaaaaaataaaacttaccATCTGAAATTTTATGACTTCTTTGGAGCTGACCTAAAAAAGACACAGCATATTTAACACGGCTCTTTTCTAAAACCTGCCACGGTTTAGTTGAAGATCACATGTATGCGAGTGATTGAATGAACTGTTCTCACCACTGTGCTGATTTTCCTCTTGCCGTCTGACGCTCTGAACAGACATTTGTTGTCGGCTGGTTCAAAAGTCTCTGGATGTCCTTTTCTGGGGACCGGTTTTGTTCTCCCGTCATCTAAAGATCATAGAGCATCAAGATAAATCTCAACAAAACAACTTTCTGGACTACAAATCATtcttgttttgtgcttttgtatGTTTCATCAAACGTAAAAGCATTAAACAAACATCGTATGGGAGTAATTTGTACGCT
The sequence above is drawn from the Triplophysa dalaica isolate WHDGS20190420 chromosome 15, ASM1584641v1, whole genome shotgun sequence genome and encodes:
- the srp14 gene encoding signal recognition particle 14 kDa protein, giving the protein MVLLENDAFLTELTRLFQKCRTSGSVVITLKKYDGRTKPVPRKGHPETFEPADNKCLFRASDGKRKISTVVSSKEVIKFQMAYSNLLRAHMDGLKKKDKKSKSKKSKATQ